CGTTATAGTTTCCTTGGTTTATAAGCATTGAAGCAAATTTAGTCATATCTTTAATATTTGAAAAAAGTCCGGCATGGCCTGAAACTCCGTCAAAAAACCTGCCATTTTCATCATGGCATATGCCCATGATAATTTTGCCAGTCTCAGCATCAAGCTCTGTTGCTGCAATATTACTAGACTCAGGGTTAAAACCGGAGTTATGCATTTCTAGTGAATCAAACACATACTTCCTGCATAGATTTTCGAAACTATCTTGTCCTACCTTCTCTAAGACATATTTAAGAAGTATAAAGCCGTAATCACTGTATACAACTCTAGTCCCAGGTTTATAAACAAGCTTTTCCTTTGAAATAAATTCAACTGCATCCTCAAAGTTTTTGCAAAGCTTGTAAAGGGGTCCAAAAGAAGGAAGCCCCGCGGTGTGAGTTAATAAATTAGATAGAGTTATCTCCTCTTTCTCCTCTCCTTTAAAACCTTCAACATATTGGCTCACCTTATCAAATACAGATACTAAGCCCTTATCCAAAAAAATCATAAACAAAGTATTTGTAGCTACAACCTTAGTTAAAGATGCCATATCAAATAGAGTCTCGCACTCTAAAGGAAGCTTTTCAGGCATCAGGCTTCTGTTTCCGTAATGAGCTGTCTTGTATACCCCACCTTTATGTCCAACAACAACAGCAGCACCTGGAAAATACCCCTTATCTACACCTTCCTCAACAAGGCTGAAGGCATAATTTAATTTATCCATGTTAATTGACATTAAATCACCACCTAAATTTAATGAAAAATGAAGAACCTAAAAACTAAATTCTTCATTCTTCATTCATATATTGTTAAAAGGATTCCTTTATTTGTTTAATCGAAAGTGGGTCTACAGCAAAAGCCTGCGCTCTTTCTTTTCTTGATTCACAGCCTCTTACCTTGCTTAATGCATCATAGTACTCATAATATTTAAAGGACTTGCTGTTTGTCACAAACCAAATTTTCTTTAATGCTTCCATCCATAACTCATAACCCTTTGATATATCAATATAAGTAAATGGCTTAAAGTCATATGGATCTTCCCAGTTTTCTGCAAAGTATGGCCCAGCTGCAAAATGTGCCGGATTTTCTCTTTCAAAGCCTCTTATTCCGGCATAAAACTGAGCATCTACAACTATTCTGCTTGTTGTGGCATGATCCTTATGCATACTGTTCTTCCAATGAGTTATAAGTATATTTGGTTTATGCTTTCTTATTAAATCTGCAACCTTAAACCTTGGCTCATCAGTATCTGGAAGCTCTCCATCCTTATAATCAAGAACTATTGATTGACCTCCTAATATTTCAGCAAATTCTTTTGCCTCTCTAATCTTTTGCTGAGCATACTCTTCAACAGTTAAATGAGGTGGATTTCCTTTTTCTCCTGGTGTCATATTTACTATTGTAATTTTATCACCCATTGCTGCATGCTGAGCAAGAACTCCTCCTGCTGTAAGCTCCATATCTCCTACGTGAGCTCCAATTGCCATTATATGAAGTTGTTTTCTTTCCATATTACTAAATCTCCTTTCTATTTAAGCACTGTTCTTCTTAAAATCGTTTGCAGCCAATAGCAAGCTGCACATTATAATTTACTTAATCTCTAATCTCATAACCGCCCAAGTCTTAACTACAGTAAAACCTGCTGCATCATACATTCTTTTAGCATTATTTTCAATTCCTGTGAATATGGACATAAAGCTTGCCCCTTCTTTCTTAAAGCTTTCACAGAGCATGAAAAATAATAATTTTCCTATACCATAGCCTTGGTGGCTTGAAGCAACACCTATACCTGAAAACTTTCCTCTGCCGCTAGGTTGTATTTCAAGAGGACCGGTAAAGCCGCAAATCTTTCCATTATCTGAAGCAACTACAATTGGGAAAGGCTTTGGTAATGCTAAATTGTCGTTTATTTCCTTTCTCCATAGCTCATGCTTTAAATCATCAAATAGTCCATCAAACCCATGATCCGTAGCTTCATCATAATATCCTATTTTAATTCCTTTTTCTTTAAGCTCATTAAGCTTAGCAATAGATTTTTCATCAAGCTCAAACTTAGCAAGATCAAGATACATGGAGACTTCTTTTGTTCTAACTACATAACCATGCTTTTGAAAAAATTGATAACCTGTGCCATCTACATCAACGCCAGGAGCATTTGGATGGTCATGCTTTCCCTCTGAGCCTGGTATAAGCCATTCAAGATTTATAGGGTTAAAGAATATAATTTGAATCATTCTCTTTCCGCTGCCTATAAGAAAATCTTCAACTGCTTTTAAAAGAGCACTTCCATAGCCTTTGCTTCTATAATTTTTATCAACTAAAACAAAAGTTAAGTATCCTGGTGTATTTTCAAAGGTTTCTCCCGGAAGATACTCTTTTTTATAAAGACCGTTTGCAAAGCCGATAACCTTTTCATCTTCAATAGCAACAAAGGTTCCTTCATAGCTAAAATGAATATTGTTTATAAACTTATCTCTAAAACTCTCTTCAGTAAAAGGTTTATAAGGCATTTCGTTTTCACAGGATTTGTTCCAAAGGCTTATAACCTCTCCGATGTGAGAGTCATTAAATCTTACAATTTCCATCATAAAAACCTCCCTATTTATATGAACTTATTATTGGTATTTAAGTATATAATACACCTATAAGAAAAAGTTTTCAATAATTATTTTCACATTAGTATTTATTTTAAGAAAATTTGTTTCACGAGCAACAAAAAAGTAGAAGTGAGATTCTCACTTCTACTTTATCTTTATATATTATTCTTCAAATAATTTACTTACTGAAATATCTTCGTAAATTCTTCTAATAGCATCCGCAAATACCGGAGCTACTGAAAGGAATTTAAACTTGTCAATCATTTTACTTTCTGGAAGCGCTATAGTGTTAAGCATTA
The genomic region above belongs to Clostridium swellfunianum and contains:
- a CDS encoding GNAT family N-acetyltransferase — protein: MMEIVRFNDSHIGEVISLWNKSCENEMPYKPFTEESFRDKFINNIHFSYEGTFVAIEDEKVIGFANGLYKKEYLPGETFENTPGYLTFVLVDKNYRSKGYGSALLKAVEDFLIGSGKRMIQIIFFNPINLEWLIPGSEGKHDHPNAPGVDVDGTGYQFFQKHGYVVRTKEVSMYLDLAKFELDEKSIAKLNELKEKGIKIGYYDEATDHGFDGLFDDLKHELWRKEINDNLALPKPFPIVVASDNGKICGFTGPLEIQPSGRGKFSGIGVASSHQGYGIGKLLFFMLCESFKKEGASFMSIFTGIENNAKRMYDAAGFTVVKTWAVMRLEIK
- a CDS encoding PIG-L deacetylase family protein, which produces MERKQLHIMAIGAHVGDMELTAGGVLAQHAAMGDKITIVNMTPGEKGNPPHLTVEEYAQQKIREAKEFAEILGGQSIVLDYKDGELPDTDEPRFKVADLIRKHKPNILITHWKNSMHKDHATTSRIVVDAQFYAGIRGFERENPAHFAAGPYFAENWEDPYDFKPFTYIDISKGYELWMEALKKIWFVTNSKSFKYYEYYDALSKVRGCESRKERAQAFAVDPLSIKQIKESF
- a CDS encoding serine hydrolase domain-containing protein — encoded protein: MSINMDKLNYAFSLVEEGVDKGYFPGAAVVVGHKGGVYKTAHYGNRSLMPEKLPLECETLFDMASLTKVVATNTLFMIFLDKGLVSVFDKVSQYVEGFKGEEKEEITLSNLLTHTAGLPSFGPLYKLCKNFEDAVEFISKEKLVYKPGTRVVYSDYGFILLKYVLEKVGQDSFENLCRKYVFDSLEMHNSGFNPESSNIAATELDAETGKIIMGICHDENGRFFDGVSGHAGLFSNIKDMTKFASMLINQGNYNGKQIISRATFKAMIQNYTEGFEENRAWGWTVKGKILSSGGDIISPKAFGHTGFTGTSIWIDIENDVYIVLLTNRVHPTRENINIIRFRRVFNNAVMAAVE